In the Microtus pennsylvanicus isolate mMicPen1 chromosome 6, mMicPen1.hap1, whole genome shotgun sequence genome, one interval contains:
- the LOC142852171 gene encoding small ribosomal subunit protein eS4, X isoform-like: MAPGPKKHLKRVAAPKHWMLDKLTGVFAPRPPTGPHKLRECLPLIIFLRNRLKYALTGDEVKKICMQCFIKIDGKVRTDITYPDRFIDVINIDKTGENFRLIYDTKGRFALHHITPEEAKYKLCKVRKIFVGTKGIPHLVTHDARTIRYPDPLIKVNDTIQIDLDTGKITDFIKFDTGNLCMVTGGANLGRIGVITNRERHPGSFDVVHVKDANGNSFATRLSNIFVIGKGNKPWISLPRGKGIRLTVAEERDKRLAATQSSGWTGL; the protein is encoded by the coding sequence ATGGCTCCTGGTCCCAAGAAACATCTGAAGCGTGTAGCAGCTCCAAAGCATTGGATGCTGGATAAACTAACCGGCGTGTTTGCGCCTCGTCCACCCACTGGCcctcacaagctgagggaatgtCTGCCTCTGATCATTTTCCTGAGGAACAGGCTTAAGTATGCCCTGACTGGCGATGAAGTGAAGAAGATCTGCATGCAGTGCTTCATTAAGATTGACGGCAAAGTCAGGACCGATATAACCTACCCTGATAGGTTTATAGATGTCATCAACATTGACAAGACTGGAGAGAACTTCCGTCTGATCTATGACACCAAGGGTCGCTTTGCCCTTCATCATATTACACCTGAGGAGGCCAAGTACAAGTTGTGCAAAGTGAGAAAGATCTTTGTGGGCacaaaaggaatcccacatctggTGACCCATGATGCTCGCACTATTCGCTACCCTGATCCCCTCATCAAGGTGAATGACACCATTCAGATTGATTTGGATACGGGTAAAATAACCGACTTCATCAAGTTTGACACTGGTAACCTGTGTATGGTGACTGGGGGTGCTAACTTGGGAAGAATTGGTGTGATcaccaacagagagagacatcccGGCTCTTTTGATGTGGTCCATGTGAAAGATGCCAATGGCAACAGCTTTGCCACCCGGCTTTCCAACATTTTTGTTATTGGCAAGGGCAACAAACCATGGATTTCTCTTCCCCGAGGAAAAGGAATCCGCCTCACAGTtgctgaagagagagacaagaggctAGCGGCCACACAGAGCAGTGGGTGGACGGGTCTCtaa